Proteins encoded within one genomic window of Mya arenaria isolate MELC-2E11 chromosome 13, ASM2691426v1:
- the LOC128215228 gene encoding tripartite motif-containing protein 45-like, translated as MEVSGKRRDPDLNKGSDDTTVYCQPCEEEGKRSVAQGFCQTCQEYMCDPCIMAHKKFKVSRNHIMLSKDKMPSFYPSTKQSDLGVTEYCKTHPNEMIKFYCPTHSDLGCSDCVVIGHRTCKVDYIADVSKDFTNEREFRELEPSIKRAEDLLSGCISKVKELFDEVKHKSKDEIDRLRKFRAEINTYLDRREKELLGNIQKMKTEDESALTELKTDCELAKCGLEATRTELTSVDVSVNQRYVTARRAQKELREIHNKMEKMAGRMKAARKYRFVEDADTKRLLGSKMGLGTLNMAGELGRNRMLNYYYLPIS; from the coding sequence ATGGAGGTATCTGGAAAGAGACGTGACCCTGACCTTAACAAGGGCTCCGATGACACAACTGTCTACTGTCAGCCGTGTGAAGAGGAAGGCAAACGCTCTGTAGCCCAGGGATTCTGCCAGACCTGCCAAGAGTACATGTGTGATCCCTGTATCATGGCCCATAAGAAATTCAAGGTGTCCAGGAACCACATTATGTTGTCCAAAGATAAGATGCCGTCCTTCTACCCGTCCACTAAGCAGTCTGACTTGGGCGTAactgaatattgtaaaacacatcCGAATGAGATGATCAAGTTTTACTGTCCGACCCACAGCGACCTTGGTTGTAGCGACTGTGTAGTCATCGGTCATCGCACGTGCAAAGTCGACTACATTGCTGATGTGTCTAAGGATTTCACCAATGAAAGGGAATTCAGGGAGCTGGAACCATCTATTAAACGAGCGGAAGATCTTCTATCTGGGTGCATAAGTAAAGTAAAGGAGCTTTTTGACGAGGTCAAACACAAGTCTAAGGATGAGATCGACAGACTGAGAAAGTTCCGTGCAGAAATCAATACCTACCTGGACCGACGCGAGAAGGAGTTGCTCGGCAACATCCAGAAAATGAAGACCGAGGATGAAAGCGCGCTGACTGAACTGAAGACTGATTGTGAGTTGGCGAAATGCGGACTTGAGGCCACTAGGACAGAACTGACTTCCGTGGACGTCTCGGTGAACCAGCGGTACGTGACGGCAAGGAGAGCCCAGAAGGAACTACGGGAGATTCATAACAAGATGGAGAAGATGGCTGGTAGGATGAAGGCGGCCCGGAAGTATCGATTTGTTGAAGACGCGGACACGAAACGGCTGCTGGGATCGAAAATGGGCCTTGGAACACTGAACATGGCGGGAGAGCTTGGTAGGAATAGAATGCTTAATTATTACTATCTCCCAATAAGTTAG